The Silene latifolia isolate original U9 population chromosome Y, ASM4854445v1, whole genome shotgun sequence sequence CAGATGGTTGAAGAATTGTTTCCCATTGTCAGCTGTGATACGCTGAGGTAcaccatatctgtagatgatCTGGGTTCGAATGAAgtccacaacattttctttcttcacttcccgtaGTGTGATGGCTTCTGCCTATTTTGAGAAGTAGTCAGTGGCGGCGAGGATATACTCATGTCCATTTGAGGCCTTTGGAGTAAGAGGTCCCACAAGAtcaagtccccaagcttcaaagggccatgaagaAATAATGGGGTGCAACGGTCCTGGCGGTTGGTGTATGAAGTTTGCGTAGAACTGACAAGGTTCACATTTTTTTTTGCAAAGTCCATACAATCTTGCACCATGGTTGGCCAGTAATACCCCATTCTCTTTACACGATCACGAAGTTTAGGCCCAGATTGATGAGCACCACAAATGCCAGAATGAGCTTCATGCATTGCTTCAGTAGCTTCGTCCTTGCTTAGACACCTCAACCATTGGCCTGAGAAAGAACGTCTGTAGAGTGTCCCTTTATTGTGAATGAACTTTGGAGCACGTTGACGTATTTCTACCTTGTGTCTGGGATAATCGGGTAGTTTTTGGTGGTCCAAGAAATCAATGATAGGTTGACGCCAGTCGTCTTCATTAACTGCGTAGACGCATATCATGTTGGTTGTATCTATATTATCTTCTCCTTCGAGCAATGATACTACCCAACGATTGCAGCCTGGGACTTGCATAGACTCTTCTGCCTCCAGTGCCAAAGTGGCTGCAAGATTAGCAAGCGCGTCagccaacttattggcactccttgGCACATGACCAACATGAATGTCGTCAAGTTGATTCAACAGTTGTAATGTCTGTTGATGGTAGggaatcaagtcttcctttttCACTTCATATTCACCAAGGACTTGGTTGACCACCAGCTTTGAGTCTCCATATATGTCGATATCTCTAACGCCGATTTCGATCGCCATTTGGAGGCCGAGTATGAGAGCTTGGTATTCTGCCATATTATTTGAGCACAACTGAGTGAGCGTGAAGGAGTATGGCATgagatgattttgtggagttacgaaTACAACTCCGGCTCCAGCTACGTCTTTTTTTGCAGCACCGTCAAAGTACATTTCCCATGGAGGTAGGACGTCCACATAGAAAATTTCTTCTCCTGAGAGGTCATCTGAAATTTCCAACTCTGCTGGCACTGGATGATCAACAAAGAAGTCGGCGATAGCTTGACCTTTGACAGCCTTTTGAGGCACGAACACCAAGTCATACTGCTTAAGTAACATTGCCCATTCCGCAAGTCTTCCAGACAAGACTGGTcttgagagtatgtacttgattggatcAGCTTTTGAGATCACGTGTATGGTGTGCGCCTGCATGTAGTGCCTCAACTTCTGGATGGCAAACACCAAAGCAAAACATATTTTCTCTTTGGGAGAGTAATTTAATTCAGCTCCCACCAAGGTACGACTCAAGTAGTAGAGTGCTCTAtccatgcggtcttcaatttcttgagcacACATTGCCCCCAGCGAGCGTTCTTGTGCTGCgatgtcgaggacaagtgggttTCCTGGAATTGGTGCCCCCAGCACTGGTGCACTGGCCAAGTACTTCTTGATGCTATCaaaagcatttttgcatttttcatcccatTGAAATGGGGCATCCTTTTTAATGAGATGGCTGAATGGTTGGCAACGTCCTGCTAGGTTAGATATGAACCTTCGTATGTATGCCAAACGTCCTTGCAATCCACGCAACTCTTTCAACGTCTTTGGTTCTGGCATTTCGTTGAttgctttgatttttgtttggtcaatttcaaAGCCTCTGTGCCTGACCACAAAACCTAAGAACTTCCCAGATGTGACACCAAATGCGCACTTGagtggattcatcttgagttgacattttctaagtctttcaaagacggttcgaaggtcttttatatggtcttctcttttctttgatttgacaacCACGTCATCAACATAACACTCTATTGTTTTATGCAGCATGTCATCGAAAATCTTTTGCATTGCGCGTTGATACGTAGTGCCAGcattcttcaatccaaacggcatgaccatgtagcagaagatcccttttggggttcgaaaacccgttgcttcttgatcttcacgtgccatatgtatttgattataaccagcagtacaatccatgaatgagagggcttcatgaccagtggctgcgtcaatcatcaactctgtgactagcaaagggaagtcatccttcgggCATGCATCATTAAGGTCTCTAAAGTCGACACATATGCGCAATTGTCCATTCTTCTTTCTGACTGGGACAATGTTTGCTATCCAGGTAGAATATTTGACTTCTCGAATGAAACCTGCTTCAATGAGTTTGTTGACTTCCTTTTCAATTTCAGGTACAAGCTCCGGCCTGAAACGACGTTGAGGTTGCTTTTTTGGAATGGTGACTTTCTTGATTGCTAGACGATGAACTGCAATTTTTGGACCGAGTCCAAGCATCTCTTTATAGCTCcaagcgaagacatctttgtactCAACCAACAACTTGAAATACTCCTCTTTTTCTTGCTTAGTCAGCAGAGCACTAACATAAATGGGGCGAGGATCTTCATTAGTTCCCAAGTTGAGTTCCTTGAGTTTATCCACAGTCGATTGCCCCCGTCTTCAAGTGTTTCAGGGGCCTCATCGGCCTCAACTTCTTCATTTTCGTCAGGCATCTCTTCTACTGTTATGTGATATGACGACGTTATAACTTCTAAATCCCTTGACTTCCTTGCATCACAGGGACGTGAAGATGAAGGCACAAGCTCTTCGGTATTCTTTTGCTGACCAGTAATAACTAGTACGCGCCTCCTTGCTTTGAGTGGCTCATGCTGGATGATATCCACTACTTGCATACGCTTCATGCGAGATGGTATTGCGCTTCTCAAGTCATCGGTTACTCTTACTTATTCTTCATTTTGTGTTGCAGAAGTTGAAAGAGGACGACCCTCACCACTATTCCTCTTGGGAGCCCCTAGTCGACTGAAGACTGTTTTTGATGGACTGCCCAAGTGTTCATGTATTGCGCCCTTCTTGTTTATGCGCAACGAAGGTGTTGTCACTTTGACCTTACTTTCTCCTTGATTGCCAAGCCTAGCAAAGACAGAAATGTGTTTGGTTGAAGCACTTGGTCTCCCTAACCTTGTAAATATAGAAGGACGACACTTTTCTGCAGGTGGACTTATTCGATTGAAGATTGAAGATGAATGCAtcttttcttctccttcttcattttcttcgacCTCTTCTACTGTGATGTGCTGAGAAGACGCAGTAGCCCCCTTTCTACGAGCACCAATCTTCACAGGCACAAGAGGCTCATATCCGAGCTTGGCCTTAGTCACCATGAATCTCCCATCTTGCTTGAACACTTCATGTTGCACTTTTTTCAGACCGTATGGCTCAACTTCTATAACTTTGCCGAGAGGAGTCAGATTTGTAAAGTCATATCCAGCCTTTGCCAGtagcttgtaagcattggaatcaaaTATTCCCTTGTTTCCCTGACTTGATGATTGACTGGATGAACAAACGAAAGCAGTTGGAGGAGGTCTCACAATCTTCGTTGGAGATGAACTTGGTAGAGGTGTAACGATTTTGGCCACCCACTCCTGCTTGATCACCTGATTTGACCTTTTATCCTTAGGCTCTGTCTTTGGTGTTAAACACTCTGCAAAAGGACTCTCCCCCTCTTTACGGCGAGACTTCGGAATGTAGCGTAGTACTGGTGGTGTAGTTTTCTGCGTAGTCTCTTGCTTCTTGGGTGATGCAACAGGAGTAGCTGTTTTGTTGGCCTTGTCAACATTTTTCTTAACATCATTTTCTTTAGCAGGACTTGCAGCTTCATCTTCTTTGATGATGTTCTTTTCCTGCTTACCTCCTTTTCCTGttgaagagatggtggttggcataaACTCACTAGAAGTACCATTCTCTTCAAAGAATTTTGCATCAGCGAAGAAAGAGTCGACCTTAGAGAAGGGTTTGGCGTCTCCGTCTATCTTCCTTTCACCACCACGATAATATTTCAAgcattgatggagggttgaggcGACAACTCTATTCTCGTGCTTCCAATGTCGTCCCAGCAATAGTTTGAACGATGTCTTACCATCCATGACATGGAACAATGTGTCGGAAGAAATATCACCCATGGTAAGGTTCACACGGATCATGCCAACCGCGCGCTCcccattcaagttgaaaccatgaaTGATTGTTCGACTACTAGAGAGTTCATCCATTATGATCCCTAATTCATTCATGGTTACTTTTGGCATGAGATTGACTCCTGATCCTCCATCTATTAAGATGCGCTTGACCTTTTGCCCCCGGATGTACCCAGACACATAAAGTGGCATGTTGTGAGGCTTGGATCCAGAaagtaaatcctcatctgaaaaactcAAGGCTGCATTGCAGGACACACATCCAGTCGTTTGCTCAGGAGGCTCGATTTTGTCTTTCATCTTGCCCGCGTACAGTTCTGGCTTCTCAAGTCCTTAAATTATCAGCTGATGCTTCTCTTTAGGTAGATGAAAGATTTGCTTCCACCCCATATTTGTAGGAAGGGCGTCGAGAGCAGCCGCTATTTCGTTCTCTTTTTCAGAATGAGACCGTTGTGACAATACCGCATCATCTAGGCCTCTTTCCTCATTCTTCTTTTCATCGTCGCCACCTTAAGTAGCTGAGATGGTGCACGCAGTAACCTTGTTCATGAAATCTCGCGGGAAGAATTCTTCTAAGGTGACGGGACTTAGTGGTTCTTGCTCCAGCAAATCAATTGGCAATACATGTGGTTTGACAACTATTTAGGACTTTTTCTTTCCCTTAGTCTTGCGAGTTTTAGTcttctttgatttatttcttcgaCAGTGAACAGGTTGCGCTGTCTGCCTTGTTTGTTTCTTTGACTTCTTGCGTGTAACCAAAGTCCaaccttcatcgtcatcttcatgctTCTTCTGCTCATTGTTATCCCGAGAAGGTAGTTTTTCTTCCAATGACATTGGAGGTAGCGACGGCAATGACCCTTGGATCCGTAATGCCACAGGCTCAAAACTTCCGAACTGCAACATATACACACACTGTCCTTGTCGTATAATTGGCTCGTCGGTTTGCTCTAGGACTACAGTAGTTTGATTTGTGGTTATTGTGTcatccaagtcaagaatgatcttcCCTTCCTTGGAGAGCTGCATGATCTTCTCCTTGAGTGTTCTACACTTTTCAATAGGATGACTCACCAGCCTGTGATAACGACAGTAATTGGGATCGTTTGTCTTGTTTGCTTGCTCAATGCGCTTGGACTCTGGCAATTGTATAACCTTCTTTTTCAAGAGGTCATCAAGCATTTCGGACAAGTCAGAATCTGGGAATGCATATTTCTTAGCCTGCAACTCTTTCAATGTAAGCTTGTCTCGTTGGTAATTGTAAAAGaatgactctttcttcttttcatacttagGCTTTGACGATATTTTCACAGGTGCATTGCTGGTTTCGACGACCATTGTTTCCTTTGTCGACGATTTGGATTTCTTATCAGTtttcttgaactccttcttttgaCTTGGCACCTTAGAAGAGTTTGGTCGAGCACTACCatgttctttgattgtgatctccatgtcatgaGCGCGAGTAGCCAGGTCTTTGAAGCTCTTCGGCATGATTCCTTTCAGGATGTAAAGAATGTCCCATTTCATTCCGTTGACGCACATTTCAACTGCTGACGCTTCGCTTAAGCGATCCTTGTATTCCAGACTCAGCGCACGCCACCTGTTGATGTAATCGACGACAGGCTCATCTTGCCATTAAGTTGTCTTTGTCAATTCGCTCATGCTGACGACACGTCTGGTGCTGTAGAATCtgttgaggaattcatcttccatgTGACCCCAGCTGTCAATTGACTCAAAGTCCAGATCTGTGTACCAGTCGAACGCGATCCCTTTGAGTGAACGCACGAACTGCTTCACCAAACGATCACCTTCTGTTCCAGCATTGTTGCATGTCTCGACGAAGTGGGCGATGTGTTGCTTTGGGTTCCCATTCCCGTCGAACTGTTGAAATTTTGGAGGCTGATAGCCAGATGGCATGCGCAGACTGtcaatcctcttagtgtaaggcttgatgtagcgtccactgcttgtcgagctatcatctaactgacacttgatcgtcttggctattaactcctgcAGCTTCTCTTCAGTGAAGGCGCTGATCTCATTGTTTGGCTTTTCCCTGTCCTCGTCAACTTCTCTATCACTATCAGCATCCTTGTCGGTGTCACCATGCTCGCTGTCGGCCTTCCTGTCATGGAGTGACACCACCTCCTTTTGGAGCTCGtcaatttttttgttcttttcttcattctccttcatcatcttttcaaGGAGTTCATTCATTTTCTGCAGTCGATCCTCAAGAGTATCACCAGTTATCACCATGACTGAAGCGATGCTAGGAGTTGatatttctttcttctttggcgaTGCTTTGGGTTTGCAAGGGGAAGCCTTTTTATCAACCTTAAAACTTCTAACATCCTCGCGTGAAGGAGAAGAGGCGGCCAAGAGTGATGTAGCAGCAGCAGCTACGGAGGCGACAGAGAACTTGCGCGGCCTAGTAGGGACGCTTGCAGAGTGTACACTGGTAGCAGCAGCGTTGTGAAGTAAAACTctcaagactcggattttgaCTGAAACTGACTCGATTTAGACAGTGATTTGAACTATTTAATTGTGATAAAAAGGACTAAAAAACGAACAGAAACTCCGAGtactgcaatcgaacagtcgacagaactgtttGGCACCACGGGATCCTGAACTCTACGATCGAAAAGAGTTGCAAGCgtgattgggatatgacttaatccaagcactaagccactagatTAAGCCTCAGGGAaatttcaagcactaagcaaagaaattATCCAAacctcaagcactaagcaaagaggaCTATTCAAGCACTCAGCAAAGAAtaggttttgatgaagaaaacactTGGTTTCTTACTCATTCTTTAATTCACTCAATCTTAATTTTACATGAGGAAAGCCTTGTTTTTATAGGCCAAGCCAAGCAATCCTAGCCATCCATCTAACCTAGAATCTAACGGCTCAAAAGCACCTAGGAAAACCGATACAAAAGTGGCCCAAGGCCTTACAcaaagttcttacacaagttgaaaaagaaatgctaaaaacaagaaaagtaaactaataaggaCAACGATTATTTggactccttggaagcttcaaatGGTCCTCATACCAGCCAAAAAAGAGCCTTGGAGTAGCCATCATAGAGTCAAACAAAAGCCcttacacaagccttacacaaatGTAAGAGTGAAAGCGACATTTGGACcttccttgaaagcgacatttgatcTTCATTTGAAAATGATAAAACAGCCCTCTTGGACTCTCTTGAACGACCAACCAACCCTTATTTAGCCTAGGATTGTCTTGATTTATTTAACTAGAAATAATAGGACCATTTGGAAGCAAACTAAGGtcgattgttgaaaaccgataaacttgttactcggttttgtcttgtGACTTTATCTTAGTtcggatccttatttaaataaaagtccctagCCAAAAAGTCTCCAAATTCATTAAAGAATTGAGACATGACAAAAATTACCGTGCCTTCTTAGACAGATTTTGGAGGTTGGACCTCGTTTTACGTGAAGGATCAAAATCGGGTGGAAGCATGGTTTAGGCGTGGCTCATTTTGCTTCACGTTGACAGCAGCCTTCCTCACCATTCCTCTTGTACATATGCCAACTGATTGTGCAGCAGAGGAGGTAGCAGCAATGGGAGTACCCTGCGGGATAGCTGCGTAGGTCTTCTTGGATGCATTGGAGGAGATCCTTTGCTTGATAGACATCTTCTTGTTTTGGTAGACTTGAATAAAACAGCAATAGAGATAAGAGGTAGAGATATTCACGTCGGGCTCACCAAAAtttgtaacagcaaattttgtattgcgataactgaaataaaaaataaggaaacaattaaattttattaataaatatcaaaaagtacgtgtacaatctctaatgtatcctctgattctaatatgccgtaaggggtacgtgtacggggtacacgtgaggggtgcgcgtgtagacaaatttaattgctctacACGCGATGtagatttgatttcttgagagggtcgcgatgacttgaatctctcttgaaggtttgaatttgtgattgaatcttcaacgcaggcagcacgatttgatgtgcttgttgactgcttgcaatgattttgacatagaggatttgtaggaattttgtaccttgttctctctagctcctttgcaattatgaattttCAACACTTTGAATGAATGAGaagagctctatttatagagtttcaaatGAGGGCTGTAAAACGTCGTCGGCGTTTTATAACAAATCGTCGACGCTTTTCATAAAAAAGACCCCTTCTACCCTTCCTCTTCCTCTCTCTACCCAATTCTCTCCCAAGCAAACAACACTAAAAAAATGATGTTCTAACTCGGTTGAACAACTACACGAACAATCCACATCAACAAAACAACGAAtcaatgtcaaacaacgagcaatCCACATCAAATGCTAACAACGAATCTGAGGTACGTAATTACACAATCTATTTTCATTTCAATCGATTTAGTATGATTATTAAATTAGATGTTAAGTTGATATATTGAATTACATGTTAAGTCTTCATAGAATTAGGATGAATGGAACAAACACGCCCAAACCCGTCCAAAATAGTTATAGTCGTCATTTAGGACGTAGAAAATCAAAGTCCCTCATGGAGAGGGACGTGTATATTCAAAGTCCCACATGGCTGGGGACGTGAAAACTCAATGTCCATCATGGACGGGGACGTGAATATTCAAAGTCTGTCATGGATAGGGACTTTAAATTTCAAAGTCCACCATGGACAGACTTTGAATTTCAAAGTCTGTCATGGGGAGGGACGTGCACTATTCACGTCCATGCTGGGTTGGGACGTTGAATGTTCACGTCTGTCATGGTGATGGACGTGAATATTCAATGTTCGCTCCTGGTTCAGAATATTAAAttggtttttcttcatttttttatgttttttttcgtAAGTTTAGGTATTTTTACATATTTTAGCATGTAATCATTATTAATTTTGTGTTTTAACAGGATTCATTTGAGGAATTTGGGGGAAACGATGTTAATTACAACCACCTATTTAAGACGGTTACATGTTTTGCGAGTCGGGATGAGGCATTTGAGTGGGCTCAAAAAATAGCTTTTGATAACGGGTTTGCCTTAGTAAAAGCATCAAATGGGGCCAAAAATCGTAAACAACCCGAGTTGCTAGGCTCTTACTTTCGTTGTTCAAGGTACGGCCGAACTAGAAAGAAGATCGATCCTGATATTCCCGAGAAGCCTAAGAAGAAAGGGACACCTAAGTGTGAGTGTTTGTTTCGGGTTCGAGCCGTTCAGAACCGGGCTAATGATATAAATGGGAAGGAGTTGATTGTTTGGAACATTTTGACCTCGGAGAAAGGTGGATATCACAACCACAAAGTAACAAAGTACAAAGACGGTCATAGGCATTTTGCTGGTTTGAATGCCGAAGAGAAAGAGTTCGTGAGGCAACAAGTCCGGGCGTCGATTCCCCCGAGAGATATTAAAAATCGTCTTCATCAAAGAACTCCCGATAAACCCCCAACCTACAAGCACCCAAATTTATAGTGCGGCTAACAAGTTTCGGCGTGAAGTTAGAGGAACACGGAATACCGCTCGACAAATATTGGTTGTAGCCGTTGCTGCTAATTATGTAGAATGGCACAAAACAGATTCCGAGACAAAGGAGCTTAGTCATGTTTTTATGGCTCATCCGGAAGCGGTTAAACTGTTCCGTGCTTATCCACATGTGGTTCTTATTGACTCGACATACAAGACAAATGTTTACAAAATTGCTCTTATTGAGGTTGTTGGTGTAACACCGTGTGGTTCTTCCTTCTTAATTGTTGCGGTGCTCCTTCCGTCAGAGTCGGAAAACGAttatgggtggttgttgttgagatTAGGGGAGCAACTAAGTTGTACGAGTTCATCTATTTCTGCCTTTGTCACTGATCGGGAGATGGGTTTGATCTCCGCTCTTGAGTCCCTTCATCCGAGCACTCCTCACCTTTTGTGTCGTTGGCACATTAACCGTGCTATGGAGAAACAAGCACTCTCAAAGAAGAATTTGATGTGGTACAAAGGTATCATAATGCACAGTCCAGAAAGCGATTGGTACCGCGTGATCAATGCATCCATCATTGATGAGTTTAGGAGCGCTTGGGAATGTTTTAGTGAAAAGTGGGAAGAGTTGGCGCTTTATGTGATCAGTACATGGGGTAAATACAGGAAGAAGTTCGTGAACTGCTTTACAAACCAATACTTTCATCTCGGAAACACGGCCACTTCCCGAGTAGAGTCCTCCCATTCACTTTTAAAAGCTTGGTTGAAGAGTAATAACCTAAACCTTGACACTATGTGGTTCCGTATTCATTCCATGCTTGAAGCGCAACACTCAAAGATTAGATATGAGCTAGAGGTTTCGAGGAGTAGGCCGCGAAATGGAGATCGTGTATTTTCATTGTTGCAAGGAAATGTGTTTATCAATGCCATTGAGATAATGGAAGAAGAGATTAAGAGAGGGATAGAGCTCGGGAATGTGTTCGAAGAGCATTGTGAATGTGTGCTAAGGGTTACTCATGGATTACCTTGTGCTTGTGCATTGATCCATTTGCAAAAAACGGGTAAGAGGGTTCATCTTGAAGATGTTCACGCTTTTTGGAGGACCTTGGAGTACGACAATGTTGGTGTAACACCCAAGACCGATGATAATGAGTTGGAGAAGCTGTTTGCAGAAGCTAGAGCTTGTGACCCGGCTAAGAAACGGGAAATCATTGAGAAATTGCGAGATGGTCTTCACCCGGAAGACGAGGAAGTTCTACCACCTCCTGTTAGGGAAAACCCCAAAGGGAGACCGAGGGGTTCTACTACCCGGAACAAGTCGGAATTTGAGCATGCAAAGAAGAAGGCTGCGAAAGTTTCTACTCCTGCGACGACATTTGTTCAACATACGGTGGGTGATTTTGATCAAGGACCGGTTGGTGCACCGTTGGTGTCCGGCTACACTAAGGGATTTTTGTCAACTTGGACTAAAAAGTATGCGGTCCCTGAAGAAGTACGGGATTTCTTTGATGGTTGGGTAGATGTCGGTAATGATGGTCATTGTGGTTATCGGATGGTCTCGCATGCTGCGCGGGGTCCGGAAAGTGACCATTTAGTCTTTAGAGAGTGGGGTATTCGAGAGATTAAGGCATACGAGGTCTACGGGGATTTTTTTAATGATAGTTCTGCGTTGCCTACGGGTATTACCAGATTCCAGGAGACATTGAGACGGATGGAGTTTACTGGCAGTGGAGGATGTGGGCCTAACCATTGGATGTACGGGGAATATTTGTTTGTCTTTGCATCGTTGTTTAACTGGACTATTTGTGTCATCGCCCAGGATGAAGTTGGAGAATTTCGTAATTGGAGTTGTAGCACCTACTTACCCCTAAGGCCCACAGCCCAAGTGTCGAGGCCATATGGTGTTTTGTGGATCGTTAATTACCATCTCCATTAGATGAGATTGCATTGTCGAGTACCATCGACAGATGCACCGATGCCACCGATCGATCCTTTTTGGCTAGGGTCAAGAGACCCTTTGGTTGCACCATATGCTGATTTGTACAAGACAAACATCGAGAAATGGCATACGTTGATGGGAACTACACCTAAAGTTTATGGCAGAAGACGGCGTTCCACACCAACTAACGCATAAACTGCAAGGAAATTAAACTTTGATAATGCATTTAAAGTTTGATTATGTTGTAATTTAAAATATGCTCTAATGTTATAACaatcatattactaattatgAAATTTCTGGAATTCATAACAACTGATACAAATTTGGACATTTCTGGAAATACTCACTACTTCATGACAATGGCTAACATaaggaaaacaaacaaatacaagatacacttgaaataaaacttcatcatccttGACATTTCAAAAGATGAATATGTTAATATAGTTGAAATTAGACAAAACGGAGGGaatataaccgttacaattcaaaaataaccgttacaattcaaaataaccgttataattcaaaaataaccgttataattcaaaaataaccgttacaattcaaaataaccgttataattcaaaaataaccgttaaaattcaaaaataaccattacaattcaaataaccgttataattcaaaaataaccgttacaattcaaaataaccgttataattcaaaaataaccgttaaaattcaaaaataaccgctacaattcaaaataaccgttataattcaaaaataaccgttacaattcaaaataaccgttataattcaaaaataaccgttataattcaaaaataaccgttacaattcaaaatagccgttataGTTAATAGCTTATAAATAGGTCATTCTTtgtcaatttcaatcacaacatccaatcatattcactcactacaatactaaaatggttctcacaaatacTCAGAAAATCAGAGGTTATCAAGGCAGAATCGatctaattgttcaaaatttaccagTTCTAATTTCTCGTCTTGAATTAGTGGTTCCCAGTGCCACTGTTTGGCACATGCTTGAAGAGCCTCCAATTGGTagcctttgtataattttagcCGGAAACCCGGATCAAATTCTAACTCCAGCAGTTAGAGATGAGGTTGTTTCTGATGAAGCATTAAccgagaagatgtgggagtttcgcaGGTTAAGAAGTGATCTCTTTACATATTTTGAGCGCATCCTCACCGTGATCGATTACCCAAGACTATCAGACTTATGTGCCGGTAGAGTGCTCAACCTAGGAAATGTTTATCTCTACATCAATGATTTGTTGACTCAATATATGTctacccaacctgaagaaattgatgttcaagatcatgaagaagataaggaatcgtcatcttcatcatcggaagataattaagttcgatagttatttaattatgttatgttttaattaataATCGTTGTATTTTCAATTTATGTCGTCGTTGCATTTCCATTTAACTACGTATTAATTCCCGTTGtatttttaatttatattttatcttattaAGT is a genomic window containing:
- the LOC141629188 gene encoding PKS-NRPS hybrid synthetase cheA-like, which produces MSNNEQSTSNANNESEDSFEEFGGNDVNYNHLFKTVTCFASRDEAFEWAQKIAFDNGFALVKASNGAKNRKQPELLGSYFRCSRYGRTRKKIDPDIPEKPKKKGTPKCECLFRVRAVQNRANDINGKELIVWNILTSEKGGYHNHKVTKYKDGHRHFAGLNAEEKDAANKFRREVRGTRNTARQILVVAVAANYVEWHKTDSETKELSHVFMAHPEAVKLFRAYPHVVLIDSTYKTNVYKIALIEVVGVTPCGSSFLIVAVLLPSESENDYGWLLLRLGEQLSCTSSSISAFVTDREMGLISALESLHPSTPHLLCRWHINRAMEKQALSKKNLMWYKGIIMHSPESDWYRVINASIIDEFRSAWECFSEKWEELALYVISTWGKYRKKFVNCFTNQYFHLGNTATSRVESSHSLLKAWLKSNNLNLDTMWFRIHSMLEAQHSKIRYELEVSRSRPRNGDRVFSLLQGNVFINAIEIMEEEIKRGIELGNVFEEHCECVLRVTHGLPCACALIHLQKTGKRVHLEDVHAFWRTLEYDNVGVTPKTDDNELEKLFAEARACDPAKKREIIEKLRDGLHPEDEEVLPPPVRENPKGRPRGSTTRNKSEFEHAKKKAAKVSTPATTFVQHTVGDFDQGPVGAPLVSGYTKGFLSTWTKKYAVPEEVRDFFDGWVDVGNDGHCGYRMVSHAARGPESDHLVFREWGIREIKAYEVYGDFFNDSSALPTGITRFQETLRRMEFTGSGGCGPNHWMYGEYLFVFASLFNWTICVIAQDEVGEFRNWSCSTYLPLRPTAQVSRPYGVLWIVNYHLH